Within Bacillota bacterium, the genomic segment TCTGCAGAAGCAGCGGCAGCCAAGATACTATCAAAAGCCTTGCCTGTCTCCTGAGCCACGACACTCCCCTTTTCGACTTCCTTCGTGGCCGAATTAATAGTATTTACGGCGTTTTCAGTCGCTTGCCTTACGCTCCCGATAAGATCCGTGATAGCCCTGGTCTCCCTGGAGGAACGTTCCGCCAGCTTTCTCACTTCATCGGCAACCACTGCAAAACCCCTGCCATGTTCACCGGCTCTCGCGGCCTCCACCGCGGCATTCAACGCCAGGAGATTGGTCTGCTCTGCGATATTATCTATGACTTCGAGAATTCTCCCGATCTCCTGAGAATGACTATCAAGCTCGCTAATTCTTCGGGCAACATCACCCGTGATGTCCCGGATCCTCTGCATACTGCCAATCACATTCTTGATAGCCTCGCCACCCTTTGTGGCCGACTCGGAATTCTCCTGAGTGGCTGAGACTACCGTCTCTAGGATCCCCATAGTCTCGTCAAGGGACTTCTTCATCCCGGCTATCACATTTGAAGCTATCTTGAGGCTCTTGACCTGAGATTCCGCCCCGTCAGCAACCCTGTTTATGGCTACGGCCAGCTGATTGATTGCAGCCGCGATACTGGCGATATCCTTGCTCTGTTCATTGGCGCCAAGCGCCACCTGCTGAACTGTCTCTGATATTTGCTGGACTGCGTCTGCAGCTTCCTTCGCATTCACGGAAAACTTCTCACTTGCAGAGGCGACCTCCTGGCTTGCCTGAGCTACATTCCGCATAATTCCCTGCAGGGTCCCCACAAATTTGTTAAACCACGTGGCAAGATCGCCCAGTTCATCCTTTGATGCCACCTGCAGCCTTCTCGTCAAATCTCCTGCCCCATCTGAGATATCCTTTGCCATTGCAACAACTCGATTCAGAGGAACGAGGATCGTTCTTGGAATAGCCCAGCTTATGAACAGCGCAATGAAGACCACAATGCCGGAAAACAAGAGTATAGCCGTGATAGCATCCCGCCCACGCTGTTTGCTCTCGCTAGCTATAGCCATGGCCTCGCTGGATAAGCTATCATGAGCTTCATTCAGAATAGCACGCACGTCTGCAAGATGCTTTCGGACCTCTGTGTCATATATTTTCCTGATCTCGCCAAAGCTTTCCTCAGGAATGGGCTTGGTGGCGGAGGTCACCATATCAGCGCCACTTTCCGGGGTCACCGAAATGCCAGAAAGGGTCGCCGTCAAAATCGCCGCGATTTTCGCCGCCGACTGGTGGAGTTCACGATGAGGCTGTTCGAGCCTCTGGAGAATCTTTTGAATCTCCGGGGATTGACGCTTGAAGTCGTCAGAGTTCACATATTCATAATACCATCTACCAAGAGCGCAGCGGGTCGGGTCAAGCTCGCCACTGAATGGTTTACCTAACAATATAGACTCAGACAGGAGCACGGCCCACGCGAGATGGTTATTTTCCCTTTCACCCATCATCATGGCGGCCTCCAGAGAATCAGTGGCCTTTTCGCTGGCAAGCTCTACTCCACGTATTATGAAATAAGCATACCCGGCTATAGCGACCAAGGCTAATATAAGAAAAAAGCAAGCTATGGTAATGCGTGTTCTGATTCTCATAGACAGATGAAAATACCCCCCTGGCATCCGGGCCCATTTTCTGAGTGGGATGCAATATGATGGATATGGTCGGACATCTATCTACTTTCTGCCTCTATTGTTGGATAGAAATTCCTTGCTCTTATGGTAGCAGAATACCCAACTCTTATCAATATGGAATCGAGAGTTTTGATCGAACCTTTACGAACGCGAGCGCAGGCCAGCGTCCGCAGTCACCCCAAGGCATCATCCATCTCATGTTATCTCCCAATGTAGCGCAACTATTTTCACCTGCATTGCGAATATGCAATCCCACTTGGTATGGATATCTCGAAAAAGGATTTCAGATAGTGGTATAGAAATAAAGCACTATTAGTATGTCGCGAAAATCATATAGCAACTAATCTAGGTATCCGAAGATCCGGGCATCCGCGAGTCTCGCGCCCGGGGCCTGGATATCTGAAAGGAGGTTATGGTGGCCAGCGCTTTTTTGCTCGCAAGTAGAAGATAGTGCCGCCATATAGCCCGATGAAACGTTCAGAGTTGAATGCGATCCTTTGCGAAGGAATTGAGTTCATCAAAAAGATGAATTTCCATCTGCCTCCGTTTGCCTATTGGAGCCCAGAGGAATGGAAGACGAAAGGGCATGAATATGACGAGATCCGCGATAACCTGCTTGGCTGGGATATCACAGATTTCGGAAGCGGCGATTTCCCAAGGGTCGGGCTTTTGCTCTTCACGTTGCGGAATGGCAACCTAAAGCTCAGCAAATATAAGAAACCCTATGCTGAAAAGATCCTGATCGCCAGAGAGAATCAAATAACGCCGTTCCATTTCCATTGGAACAAGATGGAGGACATTATTAACCGGGGAGGTGGCAATCTGCTGGTCCAGCTCTATAACTCCACCCCGGATGAGAATCTGGCAGATACGCCTATTCAGGTTTTGCAGGACGGAAGAAGTTATACTGTTCCTGCAGGAAGCATCATAAGACTTACCCCCGGCGAAAGCATCACCCTTCCCCAGCGGATATATCACAAATTCTGGGGTGAAAAGGACACCGTTCTCCTGGGTGAGGTGTCAATGGTAAACGATGATGAGGTGGATAATCGGTTCCTCGAGCCTGCAGGGAGATTCCCGGCCATTGAAGAAGATGAACCACCGCTCTATCTGCTAGCGACTGAATATCCAAAAGCGCCTTAGAAAGGCTCGGTAAATGCAAAGACTTGATGAGCATATATGCAGGGATGCCATCAGGGGGATAAGAATTGAGCACTTGGGTTCTCTGCGTATGAAGCGCGGCCAATGCAGGACAGGGGAATGATCTAGATTCCATCGCGACCAATTCAGCCATATGGGGGGAACACCATGTCAGAAGTAGCCTGCCTGGGGATATTGGTAGCTGATGTTGTGGCTTATCCTATCGTGCGACTCCCTGAGGAAGGGAAACTTGCCCTGGTTGACAACATGGAGCTTCATACTGGGGGGTGCGCGACAAATACAGGAAGCGCGCTCCGGAAGCTCGGTATCGATACAGCGGTCATGGGCAAGGTTGGCGTCGACGCCTTTGGGGATTTCATAATATCGCAGCTCAAGGAACGTGATGTGGAGATCTCAGGAATCACCAGGGATCACAGGACGAAGACGTCGTCAACCATGGTGTTGGTATCTGAAAACGGGGAACGCACTTTCATTCACTATACCGGCGCGAATGCCACAATAAAGCCGGAAGATATCAACTGGAATGTAATAAGGAACGCGAGATTCTTCCACCTGGGCGGATTCTTCCTGATGCCAGGTTTTGATGGCGAACCTGCGGCAGAGGTTCTAAAGCAGGCCAAATCCCTGGGAATCAAGACTAGCATTGATACAGCCTGGGACGATCGAGGCAGGTGGATGGAGCTTTTGGGTCCATGTCTCCCTTATACAGACGTCTTATTCACAAGCGAGAGCGAAGCCAAGATGCTAACGAATGAGAAGGAGCCCTCTGACATAGCCAAAAAACTGAGAAATATGGGGCCCAAAATAGTCGCAGTCAAACTCGGGCCTGATGGCTCGTTTGTATCTTCCCCGGACTTTGTCGGTCACATCCCTGCATTTAAGGTAAAGGCTGTAGACGGGACCGGAGCCGGTGATGCCTTTGTTGCCGGATTCCTGGCAGGCCTGGTCAAAGGCTGGGATCTCAGGCAGACCACGATATTCGCCAACGCAGTGGGAGCCATGTGCGTATCCCAGGCAGGCGCATTTACGGGAATCAAGACCCTTGAAGAGACGCTGGCGTTCATTGAAGGGGCGCGGCTATAGAGGGATTCTGCCGATAAACCATCATGCTGCTGTCGTAGCGCCATCTATACGATCTCTTGTGAAGCTGGCCTTCTCCGATGAGGCCCCGGGAATGCTCGTACATACGCTCAATCGCTTCATTGGACGTTGGGGTGCCACCCTTGGGTGGCTGAATACTGTCTTGCAGTATATGTATTATATCACCGAAGGTTTGACAATGGTCCTGATGATCGACGCGTTCCAGATAGCAGGCGACCACAGGTTCCCCGGGATTCGGGCGCCCTGGGGCGCGATAGGATTGGCGCTCGTATGGGGTGGGGCGCACCTTTTCACAAAGGATCCAACGGTCGCCCTGATATCGATATGGCGAGGGCTGCTCATCGGTGCTCTTTATCTGCCTGCGCGCAGAGAACCATGGCCATCTCTTGCGTTGTGGATGACATTGCTCGTATTGTGAAAAAGGTCCGAAAAGGTATTTCGCCATGCGGACATTATAGATTATGCACTCTCTTCCAATCTCGCTTCTGGGCAAGAATCTCTGGAGGCTTGTTTTCTTCCCTCTCATAAATTATTATAATCCATGGTATAATAAATTTGGGTATAAAGGAGGTGGAGGAAATAGATTTCTTGGGAAGAAAAAGGGAACTGGCGCTCCTGGAAAAAATCTGGGCCAGCGATAAAGCGGAATTATTCATCCTCTACGGTCGGCGACGCATCGGCAAAACCGCGCTCCTGCGGCATTTTTGTCGGCACAAGGACCACGTTTATTTCCTGGCGGCGCAGGTGAAAGAAGAGGATAACTTGCGTCAGTTCAAGGAGGTTTTGCAACTCAGTCTTGCCGACCCTATTCTGGATAATATCGTCTTTCCGGGTTGGGAGGACGCCTTTGCCTACCTGGGGCGGGTGGCGAAGGAACGCCGGCTGGTGGTGGTTTTGGATGAGTTTCAGTATCTTTGCGAGGCGAACCCGGCGCTTCCTTCTCTGTTGCAGCGCTTTTGGGATTTGAGCGGCGCGGAAAGCCGGTTGATGTTGATTCTATGCGGCTCGTACGTGAGTTTCATGGAACGAGAGGTCCTGGGGGAGAAATCACCTCTTTTCGGTCGACGCACCAGTCAGCTGCAGCTTCAACCCCTTCCCTTCTTCGAGGCGACGGCTTTTTTCCCTGCTTATCCCCTGGAAGATCGGCTAGCTGTCTATGGTATTCTGGGGGGCACGCCCGCCTATTTGCGGCAGTTCGACCCTGCGGTAGATCTCGCAGCAAATCTCCGCGAGCGGCTTTTGAGTGTGGAAGCCTATCTCTATGATGAGGCAAATTTGCTTTTGCGTATGGAGCTCAGCCAGATTCATGTTTACGCCAGTCTCCTCAAGGCCATCGCCGGCGGGGCGACGAAGCTCAATGAAATTGCGGGTCGAGCAGGATTGGATTCCCCGGCGGCTGGTAAATACCTCAATACTTTGCGGGAGTTGGGCCTGGTGGAAAGGCAGGTTTCCTTCCTGGCGCGAGCGCCGGAGAAGAGCCGTAAGGGTCGGTACTACATCCGCGATCCTTATCTGCGTTTCTGGTTTCGCTTTGTCTTACCCCATGCCAGCTTGATCCAGGTGGGCGAAGGGGACGTTGTCTATTCCCGCTTTATCGCACCCTATTTCCCCACTTATATGGGTTTGATCTTTGAAGACATTTGCCGGGAGGCACTGCACTACGCCGGTCCGGCCCTGGTGGGGGATCATGTCCAGGCAAGCGGGAAGCATTGGGAAAGGGACTTCGACCTGGATGTGACAGCACGCCTGGCAGATGGGCACTACCTCTTCGGGGAATGCAAGTGGAGCAAAGAGCCGGTGGGTCTGAGCGTCCTGGCGGAATTACTCAGGAAGGTGGAAATGCTACCGGCGGCCTATCAGGAGCAAAGTCGCCTCGCTATTTTCGCTCTCAACGGTTTTCAATCGGATCTGCGAGCGGCGGCGGCGTCCAGGAAAGTAGCCTTGGTCAGTGGCAGAGATCTCCTGGTTGGCGCCGACCTGCGAACTTAGGGAATAGAGACGAGGTTACGACTTGCCAGTCCGCAAACCCGCGCCTCCGGCGCGGAATTTGTTTCTCCTGGCAGGGGATCTTTCGATTATCTGGCTGGCGCCCTGGAGCCGATGGTCCCCAGCATTGATGCCATGGGTGCGCGGTCTCTTTGGCGCGTCTGACCCCCCTACCCCGACGCGGCGGCCCAACAATGTGCTGCACACGACTTTGCTCTACTGCGCTCCGCAAAGTGGGTGAGCGCGGGCATTCGCCATGGCGAAAGGCTTTGCTGCAAAGTGGTGTTACGTGGAACGCCAACGGTGGTATACTAGAGGTAGAACTGGATTTAGGAAGTTCGCTATGACTGAACAAAGCAGGAAGGTACCGGCCGAGGCTTTGGAGTTGCCACCCATTGAACGGGCGGCGTTAGAAGGATCGGATATGAAACTCCATGCGATAATTTACGACTTTGACCTCACCCTTGCGGATTCGTCACGAGGGGTGATCGAATGCGTAAACTACGCTCTCAACTGCATGGGCCTACCTAATGCCCCAGCCGACAGGGTTCGAGAGACCATTGGGTTGTCAATGTCGGCGACCTTTGAGTACGTTACCGGGCAAACGCCCGAATCCGCCCTGGTAACCGAGTTTAGTGAACACTTCAAGATCCGTGCCGACCGGGTCATGGCGGATCTGACATATCTTTTTCCTAAAGTGCCAGACGTAGTTCGCTTGTTTTATCAGAAGGGGATCCGGCAAGGGATCGTTTCAAACAAGCTCCGGTATCGGATTGAGGACATCACGGTTCGAGATAGGATCAGGGAGTGTTTTTCGGCCATCATCGGCGCTGAAGATATCATTCGTCACAAACCTGACCCGAGTGGCTTGCGTGCGGCAATGGAACATCTCAAATGCCAGCCTGACGCAACGGTATACGTGGGTGATCATCTAGTTGATGCAGAGACTGCTGCGCGGGCCGGGGTCTCGTTTGTTGGGGTTTTGACAGGAGTGACAACACCGGAACGGTTCCGCAGGTTTCCGGTTCGGGCTATCATCGAGAGTCTGACGCAGTTGCCAGAGATACTTGGCATTGAAAGCGTAGGTAGGGGAGTTTCCGGTTCGGCTTAGGGAGCGGTGGAGCTGCTGTTTCCGACGGATAACAGGTCTTACAGCCAGAAATGGATGGCTAACAGGCGTATCCAGATGAAACATGTGATACGCCGTTGTATTGACACTTGATAACGCTCTTAATGGTGAAGTCAGACGACTTTGGCGCGAACTCGAGAATGCGGGAGTTGGAAAAACGCCAGGTCAGTTTGACGAACCTCCCCATTTAACGTTCTCGGTATTCCCCACTGGAAACCCGGAAACGCTCATTCAAGCCATGGAGGCAACGCCATTTTCTAGTTCACGAATAAGGTTGATCCCTTTTGGAGCGTTTCTAGGTGGTAAACATGTGCTGTTCTACAATGCCGTTTTATCTCGTGAACTGCTTCAGGCTCACGCAGAGCACTACGAGATCCTCCGCGCTAGGGGGATCGAACATGATCCAACCTATTCACCTGGGAACGTTCTTTTTCACTGCACAATAGCCGTGGATCTGGAGGAAGAACAACTTCACGAGGGAATCAATATCTGCCTGGAACACGGAGAGACTCTAGAGGGTTCTGTGGAAAACGTCGAATTGATCGAGTTCTTTCCGGCGAAGCTCATTCACAGAAGAAAGCTCACGGCGGAAAGGAAATACACTGCCAACCAACAGTTCCAGCGTACCCACTATCGCGGTCCGCTGAACTGTGCCGTTGGAAGTGGATGCGAGCTTTCAGTATAATACCGGGTGAAATACAACCCCGATGATCTCAGGCCCGCCGTGGACTGCAATGGTCGCCCCGATATCGGATATGATAATCTCGCTGCAATTAATGGTGGCTCCAAGCCGTTCACAAAGGCGCTTTGCCTCGTCAAGAGCATCTCCATGGACAACTGCGACCCTCACCTTAGAATCCTTGGCAGCGTCTTTGACCAGCTCCACCAGCTTATCCAGGGCAGCCTGGTATGTCCTGACCCTACCGACGACCTCCACGACTCCTTCCTTCACAGAGATCAGCGGCTTTATTGAAAGAAGAGAGGCAATGAGCGCCTGGCCTTTGTGGATGCGCCCGCTTTTGAGGAGATGCCTGATCGATTTGACTACAGTGTAACCGATGATGCGAGGTCGCAATTCTGCCAGGATGCGCAAGATCTGTTCTTTCGTTTTCCCGTTTCGCACGGCTTCAGCTGCCGCGAGAACCATGAGCCCGGTCCCCATGGATAACGACAAAGAGTCTACCACCTCGATGTCAGCGTTAGGGAAACTCGCTTTTGCAAGGTTAGCGCATTGGCACGTCCCACTGGCTGTGGAAGCTATGTGAATCGAAATGATAGTTGAGATGCGCTGAAGCAGCCTACGATAGATGGAAATGAACTCAGCTGGGGCAGGCTGCGAAGTGTGTGGCACCTCCGGCCCTCTAAGCTTCTCGTAGAATTCTTTGCGCGTGATATCGATACCATCACGATACGTGTCGTTCCCGAATTGTATCTTGAGAGGAGCGACGGCTATATCGTATTCGTCAATGATCTCTTGTGGCAAGCTCGCGCCGCTGTCGGTCACGATCGCGATCTCTTTCTTAGCAGAATCACTTTCCATGTTGTTCATACTTCCCCTATTCTATAACGAACCCTAAAATCCTGCCCAGACCCGACGATCTGGTAAATCTTATTGAAAGCCAAGGTATAAGGAGTCTAGATCCGGGCATGATTAGTCGGCACATGAATCAAGGCAATAACGTTCACATCAAGTTTTCCCATGGCTACGTGGAGAATTCTCAAATATGCAGAAACCCGGCGAAATTCGGGAAAGAGAGCCTGGAGGAATACCGGAGGTTATGTCGAAGATGGGCTTTGTGGCGCCAATGGAGATTTACGAGAAGTGCTATAGCAAGAAGCCTGTTGACCATCGGAGCCCGCCGCAAGCCTCCAGGCTTTAGCCCGTGCGGAGCGTCACCTTGACCCAACATACCTTGAGGAAGGAGCGATGGCGGTTATGGAGATCGACGAAAAATGCTATGGCGAGAGGCCCATCTATCTTGATGCAACATATCCCGTGGAGCGGCGCGTTGATGATCTGATCTCCAGAATGACTTTGGAAGAGAAAATTGCGCAACTGGGGTCTGTTTGGACACGAGATCTCCTGACGGACGGGAAACTTTCCTCTGAAAAGGCTGGCCAGCTTCTCAAGAATGGGATAGGCCAGATAACGCGTATTGCAGGGGCGACTTCTCTGCCCCCAAATGAAGTTGCGGAGCTTGCCAATGAAATTCAGAGGTTCCTTGTGGAAAAGACTCGCCTTGGAATCCCGGCCATTATACACGAAGAATGCCTGAGCGGCTTTATGGCGATGTCTGCCACGACCTTCCCGCAGGCCATAGGCCTGGCCAGCGCATGGGATCCTGAATTAGTGAAGGAGGTCTCCTCTGTAATACGAGAGCAGATGAGAGCCACCGGGGCTCACCAGGGGCTATCTCCAGTGCTTGACGTGGCCAGGGACCCAAGATGGGGAAGAGTGGAAGAGACTCTGGGCGAGGATCCATATCTTGTTATGACCGTAGGTTGCGCTTATATCAAAGGGCTTCAGGGCGAAAGGCCAGGATCCGGCATCATCGCC encodes:
- a CDS encoding HAMP domain-containing protein, coding for MRIRTRITIACFFLILALVAIAGYAYFIIRGVELASEKATDSLEAAMMMGERENNHLAWAVLLSESILLGKPFSGELDPTRCALGRWYYEYVNSDDFKRQSPEIQKILQRLEQPHRELHQSAAKIAAILTATLSGISVTPESGADMVTSATKPIPEESFGEIRKIYDTEVRKHLADVRAILNEAHDSLSSEAMAIASESKQRGRDAITAILLFSGIVVFIALFISWAIPRTILVPLNRVVAMAKDISDGAGDLTRRLQVASKDELGDLATWFNKFVGTLQGIMRNVAQASQEVASASEKFSVNAKEAADAVQQISETVQQVALGANEQSKDIASIAAAINQLAVAINRVADGAESQVKSLKIASNVIAGMKKSLDETMGILETVVSATQENSESATKGGEAIKNVIGSMQRIRDITGDVARRISELDSHSQEIGRILEVIDNIAEQTNLLALNAAVEAARAGEHGRGFAVVADEVRKLAERSSRETRAITDLIGSVRQATENAVNTINSATKEVEKGSVVAQETGKAFDSILAAAASAEELVKDLISSSKRLGEASLEVDKAMNEIEKIVEENMAATEEMTASIEEVRKAMDSTAAVSEENAAASEEVSSSTEEMTTSIQEISASSQSLARMARELQEAIGRFKV
- a CDS encoding D-lyxose/D-mannose family sugar isomerase — its product is MKRSELNAILCEGIEFIKKMNFHLPPFAYWSPEEWKTKGHEYDEIRDNLLGWDITDFGSGDFPRVGLLLFTLRNGNLKLSKYKKPYAEKILIARENQITPFHFHWNKMEDIINRGGGNLLVQLYNSTPDENLADTPIQVLQDGRSYTVPAGSIIRLTPGESITLPQRIYHKFWGEKDTVLLGEVSMVNDDEVDNRFLEPAGRFPAIEEDEPPLYLLATEYPKAP
- a CDS encoding carbohydrate kinase family protein; this encodes MSEVACLGILVADVVAYPIVRLPEEGKLALVDNMELHTGGCATNTGSALRKLGIDTAVMGKVGVDAFGDFIISQLKERDVEISGITRDHRTKTSSTMVLVSENGERTFIHYTGANATIKPEDINWNVIRNARFFHLGGFFLMPGFDGEPAAEVLKQAKSLGIKTSIDTAWDDRGRWMELLGPCLPYTDVLFTSESEAKMLTNEKEPSDIAKKLRNMGPKIVAVKLGPDGSFVSSPDFVGHIPAFKVKAVDGTGAGDAFVAGFLAGLVKGWDLRQTTIFANAVGAMCVSQAGAFTGIKTLEETLAFIEGARL
- a CDS encoding ATP-binding protein, whose product is MGRKRELALLEKIWASDKAELFILYGRRRIGKTALLRHFCRHKDHVYFLAAQVKEEDNLRQFKEVLQLSLADPILDNIVFPGWEDAFAYLGRVAKERRLVVVLDEFQYLCEANPALPSLLQRFWDLSGAESRLMLILCGSYVSFMEREVLGEKSPLFGRRTSQLQLQPLPFFEATAFFPAYPLEDRLAVYGILGGTPAYLRQFDPAVDLAANLRERLLSVEAYLYDEANLLLRMELSQIHVYASLLKAIAGGATKLNEIAGRAGLDSPAAGKYLNTLRELGLVERQVSFLARAPEKSRKGRYYIRDPYLRFWFRFVLPHASLIQVGEGDVVYSRFIAPYFPTYMGLIFEDICREALHYAGPALVGDHVQASGKHWERDFDLDVTARLADGHYLFGECKWSKEPVGLSVLAELLRKVEMLPAAYQEQSRLAIFALNGFQSDLRAAAASRKVALVSGRDLLVGADLRT
- a CDS encoding HAD-IA family hydrolase: MTEQSRKVPAEALELPPIERAALEGSDMKLHAIIYDFDLTLADSSRGVIECVNYALNCMGLPNAPADRVRETIGLSMSATFEYVTGQTPESALVTEFSEHFKIRADRVMADLTYLFPKVPDVVRLFYQKGIRQGIVSNKLRYRIEDITVRDRIRECFSAIIGAEDIIRHKPDPSGLRAAMEHLKCQPDATVYVGDHLVDAETAARAGVSFVGVLTGVTTPERFRRFPVRAIIESLTQLPEILGIESVGRGVSGSA
- a CDS encoding DegV family protein translates to MNNMESDSAKKEIAIVTDSGASLPQEIIDEYDIAVAPLKIQFGNDTYRDGIDITRKEFYEKLRGPEVPHTSQPAPAEFISIYRRLLQRISTIISIHIASTASGTCQCANLAKASFPNADIEVVDSLSLSMGTGLMVLAAAEAVRNGKTKEQILRILAELRPRIIGYTVVKSIRHLLKSGRIHKGQALIASLLSIKPLISVKEGVVEVVGRVRTYQAALDKLVELVKDAAKDSKVRVAVVHGDALDEAKRLCERLGATINCSEIIISDIGATIAVHGGPEIIGVVFHPVLY